Proteins co-encoded in one Paraburkholderia terrae genomic window:
- the rpmA gene encoding 50S ribosomal protein L27 translates to MAHKKAGGSSRNGRDSESKRLGVKVYGGQAILAGGIIVRQRGTRMHPGENVGIGKDHTLFALTDGHVKFTTKGAGKKHLVNVVPAAV, encoded by the coding sequence ATGGCACACAAAAAGGCAGGCGGATCGTCCCGGAACGGCCGCGACTCCGAGTCGAAGCGACTTGGCGTGAAAGTGTACGGCGGTCAGGCGATCCTGGCTGGCGGCATCATCGTGCGTCAACGCGGCACGCGTATGCACCCGGGTGAAAACGTCGGCATCGGCAAGGACCACACCTTGTTCGCGCTGACGGACGGCCACGTCAAGTTCACGACGAAGGGCGCCGGCAAGAAGCATCTGGTCAACGTCGTCCCGGCTGCTGTCTGA
- the rplU gene encoding 50S ribosomal protein L21: MYAVIKTGGKQYKVAVGEKLKVEQIPADIDAEITLDQVLAVGEGESIKFGTPLVSGASVKATVVSQGRHKKVTIFKMRRRKHYQKHGGHRQNYTELRIDAINA, encoded by the coding sequence ATGTACGCGGTCATAAAAACCGGCGGCAAGCAGTATAAAGTTGCTGTCGGCGAAAAACTTAAAGTAGAACAGATACCGGCAGACATTGACGCTGAAATCACGCTCGACCAGGTTCTCGCAGTGGGCGAAGGCGAATCGATTAAGTTCGGTACGCCGCTGGTCAGTGGGGCTTCCGTCAAAGCTACCGTCGTGTCTCAAGGTCGTCACAAGAAAGTGACCATCTTCAAGATGCGCCGCCGGAAGCACTACCAGAAGCATGGCGGCCACCGCCAGAACTACACCGAACTGCGCATCGACGCGATCAACGCGTAA